The Bacillus oleivorans genome has a window encoding:
- a CDS encoding phage tail protein, whose translation MDAYIGEIRMFGGNFAPVGWAFCNGQEISISDNEALFSLIGTTYGGDGTITFALPDLRGRLPVHQGVSSSGKQYDLGEMAGTETVSLSVSQLPKHSHMVSADSQEGTIESPANATWATNMKQYAKPDDTSMITLNPDSISYVGESGSHNNMMPFQALSFIICLEGLFPPRD comes from the coding sequence ATGGATGCGTATATTGGTGAAATCAGAATGTTTGGCGGGAATTTTGCTCCAGTTGGATGGGCGTTTTGTAATGGCCAAGAAATATCTATTTCTGACAACGAGGCCCTATTTAGTTTGATTGGTACCACTTATGGAGGAGATGGGACTATCACCTTTGCCTTACCAGACTTACGCGGGAGATTACCTGTTCATCAAGGAGTTAGTTCATCAGGGAAACAGTACGATTTAGGTGAAATGGCAGGAACCGAAACAGTTTCATTATCTGTATCACAGCTTCCTAAGCATAGTCATATGGTTTCTGCAGATTCTCAAGAAGGAACAATTGAGAGCCCTGCTAATGCAACGTGGGCAACTAATATGAAGCAATACGCTAAACCAGACGATACCTCAATGATAACATTAAATCCAGATTCGATCAGTTATGTAGGAGAGAGCGGCTCCCATAATAACATGATGCCGTTTCAAGCTTTAAGTTTTATTATCTGCCTGGAAGGATTATTTCCACCGAGAGATTAA
- the spoIIID gene encoding sporulation transcriptional regulator SpoIIID, producing the protein MHDYIKERTIKIGKYIVETRKTVRVIAKEFGVSKSTVHKDLTERLPEINPDLANEVKEILDYHKSIRHLRGGEATKLKYKKEEPV; encoded by the coding sequence GTGCACGATTACATCAAAGAAAGAACAATCAAGATAGGTAAGTATATCGTGGAGACGAGAAAAACAGTTCGCGTCATCGCGAAGGAGTTTGGCGTATCCAAAAGTACCGTTCATAAGGATTTAACAGAAAGACTTCCCGAGATTAATCCTGACCTAGCAAATGAAGTAAAAGAAATTTTAGATTATCATAAATCAATTCGTCATTTGCGCGGCGGGGAAGCAACAAAGCTCAAGTATAAAAAAGAAGAGCCAGTTTAA
- a CDS encoding phage tail protein, with protein sequence MSEPFIGEIRAFAIPYAPRGWATCDGQTLAIAANPALYSILGTTYGGNGTTTFCLPNLNGRVPVHSGNGIHLGEASGEEGHALSIQEMPMHTHQARGSEAAASEFSISGNTWAKSTTMPFGNSFTAQMSSEAIAITGENTPHSNMQPYLVVNYCIALTGIFPPRD encoded by the coding sequence ATGTCAGAACCATTTATTGGAGAAATTCGTGCCTTTGCAATTCCCTATGCTCCAAGGGGTTGGGCGACATGTGACGGACAAACTCTGGCCATTGCTGCAAACCCGGCACTATATTCCATACTCGGGACTACATATGGTGGGAATGGAACGACCACCTTTTGTTTACCAAACTTAAATGGAAGAGTTCCTGTTCACTCGGGGAACGGTATACATTTAGGAGAGGCCAGTGGGGAGGAAGGTCATGCACTCTCTATTCAAGAAATGCCAATGCATACGCATCAAGCTAGAGGATCGGAAGCAGCTGCATCTGAATTCAGTATATCCGGAAATACGTGGGCTAAATCCACTACGATGCCCTTTGGAAATTCCTTTACGGCTCAAATGAGTTCAGAGGCTATAGCAATTACTGGTGAAAATACGCCACATTCGAATATGCAGCCTTATTTAGTAGTCAATTATTGTATAGCTCTAACGGGAATATTCCCGCCGAGGGATTAA
- a CDS encoding RNA polymerase sigma factor yields MEAFLKGDDDGIAWLYQQYRVPLYQFIYRFTNEEQLSIDIVQDTFLQLQKVKGQYDPAKASIKTYIFQIAYNRLLNKLKRRTKLKKILPFLVAESRDVDLVEQLNVRFALQKLKEDHRAVIILSYYHRLTNDEIADVLNIPAGTVKSRLHHAIQQLKKILEVDKHEK; encoded by the coding sequence ATAGAAGCGTTTTTAAAAGGGGATGACGATGGGATTGCCTGGCTCTACCAACAGTATCGTGTCCCTTTGTATCAGTTTATATACCGTTTTACAAATGAGGAACAGCTTAGTATTGACATAGTGCAAGACACTTTTTTACAGCTGCAAAAGGTTAAGGGACAGTATGATCCAGCAAAAGCATCGATTAAAACATACATTTTTCAAATCGCATACAACCGACTGTTAAATAAATTAAAACGGAGAACGAAACTCAAAAAAATATTGCCCTTCCTGGTAGCAGAATCCCGGGATGTCGATCTTGTAGAACAGCTAAATGTCCGGTTTGCCTTGCAAAAATTAAAGGAAGACCATCGTGCCGTTATTATTCTATCTTACTACCATCGCTTAACAAATGACGAAATCGCAGATGTCCTTAACATCCCGGCTGGTACAGTGAAATCACGTTTGCATCATGCGATTCAGCAATTAAAAAAGATTTTGGAGGTGGATAAGCATGAAAAATGA
- a CDS encoding CBS domain-containing protein: MQVRDVMSTNVESCSSNDSIEAVAQKMKDLNVGALPVVENGQVVGMITDRDLAVRGIAENRSNVGDVATTQSVVTCSPEMSVDEVAAIMAQHQVRRLPVVENGQIVGIVALGDLAVREQSNEMAGGALTNISKPDGQMQ; encoded by the coding sequence ATGCAAGTACGTGATGTAATGTCAACGAATGTGGAAAGCTGTTCTTCAAATGATAGCATTGAAGCTGTAGCCCAAAAAATGAAGGATTTAAATGTAGGAGCTCTTCCAGTTGTTGAAAATGGACAAGTAGTGGGAATGATTACTGACCGTGATTTAGCAGTACGCGGGATTGCTGAAAACCGATCAAATGTTGGCGACGTGGCTACCACCCAATCGGTCGTAACTTGTAGTCCAGAAATGTCTGTAGATGAAGTGGCTGCGATTATGGCACAACATCAAGTTCGCCGTCTGCCTGTAGTAGAAAATGGACAGATCGTCGGAATTGTAGCTCTTGGCGATCTGGCTGTAAGAGAACAATCAAACGAAATGGCTGGCGGAGCGTTAACTAATATTTCAAAGCCGGATGGGCAAATGCAATAA
- a CDS encoding GNAT family N-acetyltransferase, which produces MKVEARPYIGSLDESFLFDNYLSFRWDEVSAFSWSLEEKTTFLQMQFHLKQRSYQQQFPNLETFILTVDSEKVGHYMVAKTSSEIRLVDLFIIPAYRSKGIGSFVMKKLMKKAKENSQTMTLSVFYQNNQARKLYEKLGFVLEKEEVPYIKMRWNPFIGSIR; this is translated from the coding sequence ATGAAAGTAGAAGCGAGGCCTTACATAGGGAGCTTAGATGAATCTTTTCTTTTTGATAATTATCTTAGTTTCAGATGGGATGAAGTGAGTGCATTCTCTTGGAGTCTGGAAGAAAAAACAACCTTCCTTCAAATGCAATTTCATTTGAAACAAAGATCCTACCAACAACAGTTTCCAAATTTAGAGACGTTTATTCTAACTGTAGATAGTGAAAAGGTCGGTCATTACATGGTTGCTAAAACATCAAGTGAAATTCGGTTAGTTGATTTATTCATTATTCCTGCCTACCGATCAAAGGGGATTGGATCATTTGTAATGAAAAAGCTGATGAAAAAAGCCAAAGAAAACTCACAAACTATGACCCTTTCTGTTTTTTATCAAAACAATCAAGCTAGGAAATTGTATGAAAAACTAGGATTTGTATTAGAAAAAGAGGAGGTTCCGTATATAAAAATGCGATGGAATCCCTTTATAGGTTCGATTAGGTAA
- a CDS encoding phage tail protein, giving the protein MDPYVGEIRIFAGNYAPKGWAFCNGQILSIAGNTALFSLLGVTYGGDGKTTFALPNLTGRAPLHQGTGPGLTTRYLGEWGGEQSVTLALNEIPAHNHLANAKAASGETNPTEAIWASVPGGRGATPMYGNKIDTDMNPQNLGITGGSLPHNNMQPYLGVNFIIALEGVFPPRN; this is encoded by the coding sequence ATGGATCCATATGTCGGCGAAATAAGAATTTTTGCAGGTAATTATGCACCAAAGGGCTGGGCATTTTGTAATGGTCAAATATTATCAATTGCTGGAAACACAGCCTTATTTTCCTTACTTGGTGTCACTTATGGCGGGGATGGAAAGACTACGTTTGCCCTTCCCAATTTGACAGGCAGGGCACCGTTACATCAAGGGACTGGCCCTGGCTTAACGACTCGTTATCTTGGAGAATGGGGAGGAGAGCAGTCGGTAACGTTAGCTTTAAATGAAATTCCAGCTCATAACCACTTGGCCAACGCAAAGGCTGCATCTGGTGAAACAAATCCAACAGAAGCAATATGGGCAAGTGTTCCGGGTGGAAGAGGAGCAACTCCAATGTACGGAAACAAAATCGATACAGACATGAATCCGCAAAATCTGGGAATCACAGGTGGAAGCCTGCCGCATAATAACATGCAGCCCTATTTAGGAGTAAACTTTATCATAGCTTTGGAAGGCGTGTTTCCTCCGCGAAATTAA
- a CDS encoding rod shape-determining protein, which translates to MFARDIGIDLGTANVLIHVKGKGIVLNEPSVVAIDKNSNKVLAVGEEARRMVGRTPGNIVAIRPLRDGVIADFDVTEAMLKHFIHKLNVKGVLSKPRILICCPTNITSVEQKAIKEAAEKSGGKKVYLEEEPKVAAIGAGMDIFQPSGNMVVDIGGGTTDIAVLSMGDIVTSSSIKIAGDKFDADILNYIKREYKLLIGERTAENIKVSIATVFPGSRNESMEIRGRDMVSGLPRTISISSAEVEVALRESVSVIVQAAKSVLERTPPELSADIIDRGVILTGGGALLHGIDLLLAEELKVPVLIADNPMNCVAIGTGIMLENIDRIPRRKLG; encoded by the coding sequence ATGTTTGCAAGGGATATTGGTATTGACCTTGGAACGGCTAACGTTCTGATACATGTTAAGGGGAAAGGGATTGTATTGAATGAGCCATCTGTAGTGGCCATTGATAAAAATTCAAATAAAGTTCTGGCGGTTGGGGAAGAAGCACGCCGAATGGTAGGACGTACACCTGGGAACATCGTAGCAATTCGTCCTTTAAGAGATGGAGTTATTGCAGATTTTGATGTGACAGAAGCAATGCTTAAGCATTTTATTCACAAATTAAATGTAAAAGGTGTTTTATCAAAGCCGAGAATTTTAATTTGCTGTCCGACTAATATTACATCTGTTGAGCAAAAAGCCATTAAAGAAGCAGCAGAAAAAAGCGGCGGGAAAAAAGTTTATTTAGAAGAAGAACCAAAGGTAGCAGCGATCGGAGCAGGAATGGATATTTTCCAGCCGAGCGGGAACATGGTGGTTGATATTGGCGGCGGTACTACAGATATTGCTGTGCTTTCAATGGGTGATATCGTAACCTCATCTTCTATTAAAATTGCCGGTGATAAATTTGATGCTGATATTTTAAATTATATAAAGCGAGAATATAAACTTTTAATTGGTGAAAGAACTGCAGAAAACATTAAAGTATCGATTGCAACGGTCTTTCCTGGATCAAGAAATGAATCAATGGAAATTCGCGGACGTGACATGGTTTCAGGACTTCCAAGAACGATTTCTATTAGTTCTGCAGAAGTGGAAGTCGCTTTGCGTGAATCCGTTTCTGTCATTGTTCAGGCAGCTAAAAGTGTGTTAGAAAGAACTCCGCCTGAGTTATCAGCAGACATCATTGACCGTGGTGTGATTTTAACCGGTGGGGGAGCATTGTTACACGGAATTGATTTGCTCTTAGCGGAAGAACTTAAGGTTCCAGTCTTAATTGCCGACAATCCAATGAATTGTGTTGCTATCGGAACAGGAATCATGCTTGAGAATATCGACCGTATTCCTCGCAGAAAATTAGGATAA
- a CDS encoding Ig-like domain repeat protein gives MASILVLSTSLVFTEKAVAAGEETITIDATDDLSFDSYDYWPDGYSINELSNVHFVGYEDYLGTEYIASSALKFNIDSVNRNRQIEKVYLVVKIAAVYNTLGEPKLDIWSSEDNTWVEDNSSIPDPNQLIDTFTSFTNEAINKFDITSYFNSVSSDDNVISLVLKGNEEAVTPNPEADSKATQIAFYDKVYTSTDNSDAPHLEIIYAQNDPPTDIQLSSTEFPEDTPVDSVIGSFSATDSNSPEAFTYELVSGDTSDFAIVGNELFLKQTANFDEKSSYSIRVRVTDTAGNTYEEDFTITVLEVNGAPVGTITINSSAEYTNNRDVTLNLTADDPDGDDMTMQFSNDNITWSTAEPASSSTTKAWTLSEGDGEKTVYYRISDGSLSNTYSDTIILDTALPTGTLNINSGESITNNRNVTLDISTDSNGSYEMRFSNEEGSWSAWEPVTSTRMWELSSGDGNKTVNMELKDAAGNSSETSATIQLDTAGPTVTGVADGGIYNEDVTITFEEGDATLNGVPFASGEAISFEGSHNLIVKDDTGNTTTISFTIDKTAPILTFTINNNEAFTNNPDITLNISADDTVTGISGIAFSNNGTDWSAFEPYSETMNRTLPEGDGEKTVYIKVMDGAGNETQASQTITLDTTAPTGSFSITEGTHTNETLVHLAVTADDNMGPIQMQFSNDNSTWSGWQDVSETAAFTLDGNDGEKTIYMQLQDGAGNVSTNEILQTIVLDREAPVVTGVVEGQQAKSVAPVFSETNATLDGEPWSSGDAVTIEGPHTLIVTDLAGNKTTVTFIIDKTAPEGTIQVNNNDDLVNTTGVTLSISATDANGVHQMRLSNDGTTWDPWEDYSATKNWSLPTGDSDKTVYIELSDQAGNTFQTSDAITLDTTAPTGLIKIEGDKPYTNQTTVNLQITGDDIHGPLQVRFLNDLSDNSAWEPLEDLAGVKAWTLPVGDGLKTVYMQIQDAAGNVSTSTDEITLDQTAPTVTGVTEGLITNNNVTITFDGMGELDGEVFNSGEAVTLEGTHTFIVRDDAGNLTSITFTIDKTNPEGTLTINNGASITNDEDVKLSYSAADNLEGDVIVRFYNSKTEMSDPITVNETGLFDWTLPTGDGQKTVYMRIEDEAGNVSVVTYEIGLDQTRPTGTVTINAGAGVTNNPEVVLSITGNDANEPIQIRIATDTDNWTEWELLTPETAVTLPAGDGEKTILLELKDAAGNIYQTSDTIELDTTSPVVSGVTEGLKTKEDLTITFNEGTATLNEIPITNNHPVTSDGDYTLVVTDTAGNVTTVTFTIDKISPAGTVIINNGADYTASTTVAVSVTGTDARGSVEMRLSNVNGAWTGDWQPVGTVSNWTLTEGDGTKTVYVQLKDEVGNVTELEDSITIDMTAPVITGVTNGQKSNIDLTISFNEGTATLNDVSFTSGGTVSAEGNYTLKVTDSAGNETTVEFVIDKTAPTGTFTLNNHDMETLLTTVDIQITSTDTGVGELEMRFSNDTTTWSEWEPAAASKTWELDDTSYGEKTVYMEIKDGAGNITQLTDTIVYKSVPVLQDDTIEFDEDTDHIFADSDFSFTNVDGTPLVTIKILTLPENGLFQFGTESVKEEQEIAVSELSNLIYTPNENWYGSTAFTWNGTDGSNYAAEQATLTLQVNSINDQPVAESLEFTTTGGRPIEGMFKAEDIEKDHLTFEVVDEPERGELTIVAETGEFKFIPQAGNYRTLTFTYRAFDGTDYSEPATVTLTNRIPPAPPEKPVDVLINGVSSNINIETNESIVNDMTILSILFELGVFRGFENMNIDLEIKKQVDSIKADFSLEMLEELKNQATKLRLKTPDGSFQIPTQSFKQEPVLEYFDTSEGVQVSVQLQPTTDDLEKQVLDALGNRTIQTYIPPVQFEVNYTQNNEQHQIHQLDQAISMEIPLPEGVNPTFAAMLMPDGNLIYVPANFEQTEDGVVANIRTFTIGNVVFLKDEIITDVKGKLISWGILNQEDFTPETSNQTSRALFVEAMTKSLGLSGVEEPTFSDVPPGHYDIYRALAYSLISGYGNGNFKPEQPISREHVMVILSRALGLWDNPIRLEEVEVEATLSAFNDAELLQPWIREAAAVNIKLGIFHGNGNGEIMPKDNLTKNQLIEVLNRFMSRFF, from the coding sequence GTGGCAAGTATTTTAGTTTTATCTACAAGTCTAGTATTTACGGAGAAAGCAGTAGCAGCAGGTGAAGAAACAATAACCATTGACGCTACGGATGATTTGTCGTTTGACAGCTATGATTATTGGCCAGATGGATATTCTATTAATGAATTATCTAATGTTCATTTTGTGGGATATGAAGATTATCTAGGTACCGAGTATATTGCTTCATCAGCTTTAAAATTTAATATAGACTCTGTAAATCGAAACAGACAAATAGAGAAAGTGTATTTAGTAGTAAAAATTGCAGCAGTATACAATACTTTAGGGGAGCCGAAATTGGATATTTGGTCTTCGGAGGATAATACATGGGTGGAAGATAATTCTTCGATACCTGATCCAAACCAACTAATTGATACATTTACTTCCTTTACTAATGAGGCAATCAACAAATTTGATATCACGAGTTATTTTAATAGTGTGAGCAGCGATGATAACGTAATAAGTTTGGTTTTAAAAGGAAATGAAGAAGCCGTAACCCCAAATCCTGAAGCTGATTCTAAAGCAACCCAAATAGCCTTTTACGATAAAGTCTATACATCCACAGACAACAGTGACGCCCCTCACCTAGAAATCATCTATGCACAAAATGACCCTCCCACAGATATTCAGCTTAGTTCAACAGAATTTCCGGAAGATACCCCGGTAGATTCGGTAATAGGTTCATTTTCAGCAACGGATTCGAACTCACCGGAAGCTTTCACATATGAGCTGGTTAGCGGAGACACGAGTGACTTTGCGATAGTTGGTAATGAATTGTTTTTAAAGCAAACTGCTAATTTTGATGAGAAATCTAGCTACAGCATTAGGGTCAGAGTTACGGACACAGCCGGAAATACTTATGAAGAAGATTTTACAATTACAGTCTTAGAAGTGAATGGCGCACCGGTAGGTACCATCACCATTAATTCAAGTGCTGAGTATACCAATAATCGTGATGTTACATTAAATCTAACAGCGGATGATCCTGATGGGGATGACATGACGATGCAGTTTTCTAACGATAATATCACATGGAGCACAGCTGAACCTGCTTCTTCTTCAACTACAAAAGCATGGACATTATCCGAAGGAGACGGTGAAAAAACTGTTTACTACAGAATTTCAGACGGATCACTTTCAAACACTTACTCTGACACCATCATATTAGATACAGCTCTACCAACTGGAACACTAAATATTAACAGCGGAGAATCAATAACTAACAACCGAAATGTGACCCTTGATATTTCGACCGATTCGAACGGATCTTACGAAATGCGATTTTCCAATGAAGAAGGTTCTTGGTCAGCTTGGGAGCCAGTAACATCTACTAGAATGTGGGAGCTTTCCAGTGGTGATGGGAATAAAACTGTAAATATGGAACTTAAAGATGCAGCGGGTAATAGTAGTGAAACCTCAGCAACGATTCAATTAGATACTGCAGGACCTACTGTAACAGGTGTAGCTGACGGTGGCATATACAATGAGGATGTCACGATTACCTTTGAAGAAGGTGATGCCACTTTAAATGGAGTACCATTTGCTAGCGGGGAAGCTATATCATTTGAAGGAAGTCACAACCTGATTGTTAAGGACGACACAGGAAACACGACCACGATCTCATTCACCATCGATAAAACAGCCCCAATCCTAACTTTTACAATCAATAATAATGAAGCTTTTACAAACAATCCTGACATCACATTAAATATATCTGCTGACGATACCGTAACTGGAATTAGCGGTATTGCCTTCTCAAATAATGGAACAGATTGGTCTGCATTTGAACCCTATTCGGAAACAATGAACCGGACATTACCTGAGGGAGATGGAGAGAAAACGGTTTATATTAAGGTAATGGACGGAGCGGGAAATGAAACACAAGCGTCTCAAACAATCACCTTGGATACAACGGCCCCAACGGGAAGCTTTTCCATCACTGAAGGAACGCATACAAATGAAACGCTCGTTCATCTGGCAGTTACGGCTGATGATAATATGGGTCCGATTCAAATGCAATTTTCAAATGATAATAGCACCTGGAGTGGCTGGCAAGACGTGTCTGAAACAGCTGCCTTCACTTTGGATGGTAATGACGGAGAAAAAACGATTTATATGCAGCTTCAGGACGGAGCGGGTAACGTTAGCACGAATGAAATCTTACAAACTATTGTCTTAGATAGAGAAGCGCCAGTGGTAACGGGTGTAGTCGAAGGACAACAAGCTAAAAGCGTAGCACCGGTATTTAGTGAAACGAATGCAACCTTAGATGGTGAGCCATGGAGCAGCGGAGATGCGGTAACAATTGAGGGACCACACACTCTCATTGTAACTGACCTTGCAGGGAACAAAACCACTGTAACCTTCATCATCGATAAAACAGCCCCAGAAGGCACCATTCAAGTTAATAATAATGATGATTTAGTGAATACAACCGGTGTAACACTATCGATTTCAGCAACGGATGCAAATGGTGTTCACCAAATGAGACTCTCAAATGACGGAACGACATGGGATCCATGGGAGGATTATTCAGCCACTAAAAATTGGTCGCTGCCAACTGGTGACAGTGATAAGACCGTTTATATCGAATTAAGTGATCAAGCGGGGAATACATTCCAAACATCAGATGCGATTACCTTAGATACAACCGCCCCTACTGGTTTAATCAAGATTGAAGGGGACAAACCCTATACCAATCAAACAACAGTAAACCTACAAATCACTGGGGACGATATACATGGACCACTTCAAGTCAGATTTTTGAACGACCTATCTGATAATTCAGCGTGGGAGCCATTAGAAGATCTGGCTGGAGTAAAAGCATGGACGCTTCCAGTTGGAGACGGGCTAAAAACGGTTTACATGCAAATTCAAGATGCAGCAGGCAATGTCTCAACTTCTACAGACGAAATTACTTTGGATCAGACTGCCCCAACAGTAACTGGTGTTACGGAGGGACTCATTACAAATAACAATGTCACCATTACCTTCGATGGAATGGGTGAGCTTGATGGGGAAGTGTTCAATAGTGGTGAAGCGGTCACTTTAGAAGGAACGCACACATTTATTGTCAGAGATGATGCCGGAAATTTAACCTCAATCACTTTTACGATTGATAAAACAAATCCAGAAGGAACATTAACGATTAATAACGGAGCTAGTATAACAAATGATGAGGATGTAAAGCTTTCCTACAGTGCAGCAGATAACCTGGAAGGTGATGTCATCGTTCGTTTTTACAATTCCAAAACAGAAATGTCCGACCCAATAACCGTGAATGAAACCGGACTTTTTGACTGGACACTTCCAACAGGAGATGGTCAAAAAACGGTTTATATGCGAATCGAGGACGAAGCCGGTAATGTCTCAGTAGTGACGTACGAAATAGGACTCGATCAAACGAGGCCGACAGGTACGGTCACGATTAATGCAGGAGCAGGAGTAACGAATAATCCAGAGGTCGTACTTTCCATTACAGGAAACGATGCGAATGAACCGATTCAAATAAGGATTGCAACAGACACTGACAACTGGACAGAATGGGAGCTATTGACTCCCGAAACAGCTGTCACATTGCCAGCTGGTGACGGTGAAAAAACGATTTTACTAGAATTGAAGGATGCTGCCGGAAATATCTATCAAACATCCGACACGATTGAACTTGATACAACTTCACCTGTGGTCTCAGGGGTCACAGAAGGACTCAAAACAAAGGAAGATCTCACCATCACTTTTAATGAAGGAACCGCAACATTAAATGAGATTCCAATTACCAATAACCATCCAGTTACATCTGACGGAGACTACACACTCGTTGTGACGGACACAGCTGGAAACGTCACAACTGTAACATTCACAATTGATAAAATTTCACCAGCAGGTACAGTTATCATAAACAATGGAGCCGATTACACTGCATCCACAACAGTTGCCGTCTCTGTAACCGGAACAGATGCAAGAGGATCTGTTGAAATGCGGTTATCGAACGTGAATGGAGCTTGGACAGGTGACTGGCAGCCAGTTGGGACTGTGTCAAATTGGACTTTGACAGAAGGTGACGGTACGAAAACCGTATACGTTCAACTGAAGGATGAAGTCGGGAACGTAACCGAACTAGAAGACAGTATTACGATAGACATGACAGCACCAGTCATAACTGGGGTAACGAATGGTCAAAAATCAAACATAGACCTCACTATCTCATTCAATGAAGGCACAGCGACCTTAAATGATGTCTCATTTACAAGCGGTGGGACCGTTTCAGCAGAGGGTAATTACACACTAAAAGTCACTGATTCTGCAGGTAATGAAACGACAGTCGAATTCGTTATCGATAAAACAGCTCCTACTGGAACTTTCACACTTAACAATCATGACATGGAAACCTTACTGACAACCGTTGACATTCAAATAACCTCAACAGATACAGGTGTTGGGGAGCTTGAAATGAGATTTTCCAATGACACAACCACCTGGAGTGAATGGGAACCAGCAGCAGCATCAAAAACATGGGAGCTAGATGACACCTCCTATGGAGAAAAAACGGTGTATATGGAAATAAAGGATGGGGCAGGTAACATTACTCAACTTACGGACACGATTGTATACAAATCCGTACCAGTGCTTCAAGACGATACAATCGAATTTGATGAAGACACGGACCATATCTTTGCCGATTCAGACTTCAGTTTTACGAATGTAGATGGAACACCACTAGTCACGATCAAAATTTTAACACTTCCTGAAAATGGTTTATTCCAGTTCGGAACGGAAAGTGTCAAAGAGGAACAGGAAATAGCTGTCTCAGAACTTAGCAATCTCATATATACACCGAACGAGAATTGGTACGGGTCAACCGCATTTACATGGAACGGAACAGATGGTTCTAATTATGCTGCAGAGCAAGCGACCTTAACACTGCAAGTGAACTCGATCAATGATCAACCAGTCGCAGAATCACTTGAATTTACGACAACAGGTGGCCGACCAATAGAGGGGATGTTCAAAGCAGAAGATATCGAAAAAGATCATCTGACTTTTGAAGTGGTAGATGAACCTGAACGTGGTGAATTAACGATTGTTGCCGAGACTGGAGAGTTCAAATTTATCCCTCAAGCAGGTAACTATAGAACACTCACCTTTACCTACCGCGCCTTTGATGGAACTGACTATTCAGAGCCTGCAACGGTTACCTTAACAAATCGTATTCCACCAGCACCACCAGAAAAGCCAGTGGATGTGTTGATCAATGGCGTATCATCTAATATAAATATTGAAACAAACGAGAGTATCGTAAACGACATGACAATCCTCAGTATTTTATTTGAATTAGGCGTATTTAGAGGTTTTGAGAATATGAATATAGATCTAGAGATTAAAAAACAGGTCGATTCTATTAAAGCAGATTTTTCTCTCGAAATGCTGGAAGAATTAAAAAACCAAGCGACTAAATTACGACTGAAAACACCAGATGGAAGCTTCCAAATACCGACACAAAGTTTTAAGCAAGAACCAGTTTTGGAATACTTCGATACGTCAGAGGGTGTTCAGGTTTCAGTTCAGCTTCAACCGACAACAGATGATTTAGAGAAACAGGTTCTTGATGCTTTAGGAAATCGTACTATTCAAACCTATATTCCGCCTGTTCAGTTTGAGGTAAATTACACACAAAATAATGAACAACATCAGATCCATCAATTAGACCAGGCAATATCGATGGAAATTCCACTCCCTGAAGGCGTGAATCCAACCTTTGCAGCGATGCTAATGCCGGATGGCAATCTTATCTATGTTCCAGCGAACTTTGAACAAACAGAGGACGGCGTTGTCGCCAATATAAGAACCTTTACGATTGGAAATGTAGTCTTTTTGAAAGATGAAATTATAACGGATGTAAAAGGAAAATTAATTTCTTGGGGGATATTGAATCAAGAGGATTTCACACCTGAAACAAGCAATCAAACATCAAGGGCATTATTTGTTGAAGCGATGACAAAATCACTAGGTTTATCGGGAGTTGAAGAACCAACTTTTTCTGATGTTCCACCTGGTCATTATGATATTTATAGAGCACTTGCTTATAGCTTAATATCTGGCTATGGAAATGGGAATTTCAAACCGGAACAACCCATTTCAAGGGAACATGTAATGGTCATTCTATCCCGGGCATTGGGCTTGTGGGATAATCCGATTAGATTAGAGGAAGTCGAAGTCGAAGCTACCTTAAGTGCCTTCAATGATGCGGAGCTTCTGCAGCCTTGGATTCGAGAAGCAGCTGCAGTGAATATAAAACTAGGGATTTTTCACGGAAACGGAAATGGTGAGATTATGCCAAAGGATAATCTCACGAAAAATCAATTGATTGAAGTTTTGAACAGATTCATGAGTAGGTTTTTTTAG